In Halopseudomonas xinjiangensis, a single genomic region encodes these proteins:
- a CDS encoding methyl-accepting chemotaxis protein: MLKKSIRARTLALLAGSLALLLVIALVSFSVLSSKVDAYMHLVHGPLRASELIDRASSQFKTQVQEWKNVLLRGEDQAALDKYWGAFQAQEQSVQATLSELGALEGIPPEVGSAVQQLRAEHLRLGVAYRSGLDAFMAAGRDHQAGDKAVKGVDRATSEQMEALVRSLRQSAEDQAIQIDESSDRAVWLGIIVLIVSGLGLIVISAWRIDHILVTPIRTLTERIDSLSRGRLGQRIATDRVDELGQLTNAANTLTDFLRETFRQLQTSGAELDEASGALNSVATTIAAGTRDQFSRTDQVATAMEEMSATAQDVARHASAAAASADAAEQAAQRGDLVMQGTVASIKSVRKEIAATAAVIQQLESDSGRIGQVLDVIRGVAEQTNLLALNAAIEAARAGEAGRGFAVVADEVRTLAQRTAASTAEINQIIAAVQRGALDAVGAIEAGQQQSEKGLEEVIQAGDALRQITAAVEAIRDMNHQIATAAEEQNAVVDDITCNLSQIREIGSANQQNVERTATASERLHAISADMRKLTARIVQ, translated from the coding sequence ATGCTGAAAAAATCGATACGTGCACGAACGCTGGCTCTTCTGGCCGGCAGCCTGGCTCTGCTCCTGGTAATCGCCCTGGTCAGTTTCAGCGTACTGTCTTCCAAGGTCGACGCATACATGCATCTGGTGCATGGCCCCTTGCGTGCAAGCGAGCTCATCGATCGTGCCAGCAGCCAATTCAAGACCCAGGTCCAGGAATGGAAGAACGTGTTGCTGAGAGGCGAGGACCAGGCAGCGCTGGACAAGTACTGGGGCGCTTTCCAGGCGCAGGAGCAGAGCGTCCAGGCGACGCTGAGCGAACTCGGCGCGCTCGAAGGCATCCCCCCTGAGGTTGGCAGCGCAGTTCAGCAACTGCGTGCGGAGCACTTACGTCTGGGCGTTGCGTATCGTTCAGGGCTGGATGCCTTCATGGCCGCAGGCCGCGATCACCAGGCCGGTGACAAGGCCGTGAAAGGCGTGGACAGGGCGACCTCGGAGCAAATGGAAGCGCTGGTGCGCTCGCTGCGCCAAAGTGCCGAAGATCAGGCAATTCAGATCGACGAGAGTTCTGACAGGGCGGTGTGGCTGGGCATCATCGTGCTGATCGTTTCCGGGCTCGGCTTGATCGTGATCAGCGCCTGGCGGATCGACCACATACTGGTGACCCCGATCCGGACACTCACTGAGCGCATCGATTCGTTAAGTCGGGGCCGACTGGGTCAGCGCATTGCAACGGACCGTGTCGATGAGCTTGGCCAGTTGACCAACGCCGCCAACACGCTGACCGACTTTCTTCGCGAAACGTTTCGGCAGTTGCAGACCAGCGGAGCCGAGCTCGACGAAGCCAGCGGCGCGCTGAACTCGGTCGCCACCACCATAGCCGCCGGAACCCGTGACCAGTTCAGTCGTACCGATCAGGTTGCCACGGCGATGGAAGAAATGTCGGCAACCGCACAGGACGTTGCACGACACGCGTCGGCTGCGGCAGCATCAGCCGATGCTGCCGAACAGGCAGCGCAGCGCGGTGATCTGGTTATGCAAGGGACGGTGGCTTCGATCAAGAGCGTCCGCAAGGAGATCGCTGCAACGGCTGCGGTAATCCAGCAACTGGAGAGCGACAGCGGCCGCATCGGGCAGGTGCTTGACGTCATCCGCGGTGTCGCCGAGCAAACCAACCTATTGGCGCTCAACGCTGCTATCGAAGCTGCGCGGGCAGGAGAGGCCGGCCGTGGGTTCGCCGTCGTCGCCGACGAAGTGCGGACACTGGCGCAGCGCACTGCCGCATCGACAGCCGAGATCAATCAGATTATTGCCGCGGTGCAGCGCGGTGCGCTGGATGCGGTGGGTGCCATCGAAGCCGGTCAACAGCAAAGCGAAAAAGGGCTTGAGGAAGTGATCCAGGCAGGTGATGCGCTTCGGCAGATCACCGCGGCGGTCGAGGCGATCCGGGATATGAATCATCAGATCGCGACGGCTGCGGAAGAGCAAAATGCCGTCGTTGACGACATCACCTGCAACCTTTCCCAGATACGGGAAATCGGTAGCGCCAACCAGCAGAATGTCGAACGCACCGCGACCGCCAGCGAGCGACTGCATGCCATTTCGGCCGACATGCGCAAATTGACTGCGCGTATCGTTCAGTAG
- a CDS encoding ORF6N domain-containing protein yields MTPIRYAETDTLSLRQLDELNRVEKGTSFRAFKACRDALIEGVDYFHLPAQEHESLINELKSAGLVYATTVNLVLFTHSGYERIRRSAASRPAPSNDGSLT; encoded by the coding sequence ATGACTCCGATTCGCTACGCCGAGACCGACACGCTGAGCCTGCGTCAGCTCGATGAGCTCAATAGGGTTGAAAAGGGCACCAGCTTCCGCGCATTCAAGGCTTGCCGTGACGCTCTGATCGAAGGAGTCGATTACTTCCATCTGCCAGCTCAGGAGCACGAGTCGTTGATCAACGAGCTCAAATCAGCCGGACTCGTCTACGCGACCACTGTCAATCTGGTTCTGTTCACCCACTCAGGCTACGAGCGTATCCGGCGAAGCGCCGCTTCCCGTCCCGCTCCTTCGAATGATGGCTCTTTGACATAA